A window of Xyrauchen texanus isolate HMW12.3.18 chromosome 10, RBS_HiC_50CHRs, whole genome shotgun sequence contains these coding sequences:
- the LOC127650617 gene encoding oxysterol-binding protein-related protein 3-like isoform X1 has translation MSSKEQNGPVSPRMTSPMPTSPTMTSLPQRKESNSSGEDNKQDNWELVEDLRALTGNIQKPEKQEGLLLKKRKWPMKGWHKRYFLLERGILTYAKTGTDLKKGRLRGRIDVGLSVMAMKKKSMCIDLDTEDSIYHLKVKSLDLFELWVMQLRHHRTFRQNEIAMEPHERQLQSDHTSIRRRSFLSKQPLTLLRNGYRQNSQDMEKCCKDLTECESSLLELNLLLKNMEVLHRAFSAPAINSLQTEGSKKEKRGHRKWRSKNHHKDSKNTLHIADTSSSRLHVSHPNLVYSEPVSAEPCLDCPDSPTEASQMQEEFCRLAGTVHSTLRSAYTSVLAERDRVRNTLDNISEMDVFDGPRPLLQQVSSESRGSIPESLQSSEFFDAKEYLLSGSSSENEVSDDDSNISDISDSTSVEFCRNENRIVHEKLGNGKENVVIRRERLPSSRMTESVNLWSILRSNIGKDLSKVAMPVQLNEPINTLQRLCEEFEYCHLLDTAANTHDPHMRMVYIAAFAVSAYACSFTRAGGKPFNPILGETYECVRLDKGFRFISEQVSHHPPVSACHCESKNFTLWQDVRWKNKFWGKSMEIVPMGITHLELPGFEDHYEWSKVTSCIHNILSGQRWIEHYGEMSVKHTTTMGEISHCKVTFFKARSGGLNANEVEGVVTDSEGRVIHSLFGKWNEALFLGKPPSATCIWRANPMPEDYEEFYGFSQFAIELNELEESLSPLLPPTDTRFRPDQRLLEEGDVAGAEEQKERIEVLQRERRKVLQENNMTHSPRFFKRSEDDSWKSNGTYWELRKDPGFSKLDFPVLW, from the exons CGATATTTCTTGCTTGAAAGGGGCATCCTTACATATGCCAAGACAGGGACTGAT CTGAAGAAGGGAAGGTTACGAGGTCGCATTGATGTTGGTCTCTCTGTCATGGCCATGAAGAAGAAGTCAATGTGCATTGACTTGGACACAGAGGACAGTATCTATCACCTCAAG GTGAAGTCTCTGGATCTGTTTGAACTGTGGGTGATGCAGCTTCGTCATCATCGAACATTCCGTCAAAACGAGATCGCCATGGAACCACACGAGCGACAGCTGCAATCTGACCACACCTCCATCAGAAGA cGCTCCTTTCTCTCCAAGCAGCCTTTAACCCTACTGAGAAACGGCTACCGCCAAAACTCACAAGACATGGAAAAGTGCTGTAAAG ATCTGACAGAGTGCGAGTCCTCATTGCTAGAATTAAATCTGCTGCTGAAAAATATGGAAGTTCTGCACAGAGCATTCTCAGCACCTGCCATCAACTCACTACAG ACTGAAGGCTCCAAAAAAGAGAAACGAGGACACAGAAAATGGCGATCCAAAAATCATCACAAGGATTCGAAAAACACATTACAT ATTGCTGACACTTCATCTTCTCGTCTCCACGTGTCGCATCCAAACCTGGTGTATTCAGAGCCAGTTTCTGCAGAGCCATGCCTGGACTGTCCAGACTCACCTACAGAAGCTTCTCAAATGCAGGAGGAGTTTTGTAGGCTTGCCGGCACTG TTCATTCCACTCTTCGGTCAGCATACACGTCTGTTTTGGCAGAGAGAGACCGAGTCAGAAATACATTGGACAATATCAGTGAGatg GATGTCTTTGATGGGCCACGCCCACtactacagcaggtgtccagtgAAAGTCGAGGGTCAATCCCAGAATCCCTTCAATCCTCAGAGTTCTTTGATGCTAAAGAGTATCTGCTGTCTGGCAGCTCATCTGAGAATGAG GTGTCGGATGATGACTCGAACATCAGTGATATCAGTGACAGCACATCAGTGGAGTTTTGCAGGAATGAGAATCGCATCGTGCATGAGAAATTAG GCAATGGCAAAGAGAATGTCGTGATACGGCGAGAGCGGTTGCCAAGTTCACGTATGACCGAGAGTGTGAATCTGTGGAGTATTCTGCGCAGTAACATAGGTAAAGACCTATCCAAAGTGGCCATGCCTGTCCAACTCAACGAGCCAATCAACACCCTGCAGAGACTGTGCGAGGAATTTGAATACTGCCACCTGCTGGACACTGCTGCAAACACACATGATCCACACATGCGCATG gtgTATATAGCAGCATTTGCTGTGTCTGCATATGCATGTTCATTCACTAGAGCAGGAGGAAAACCCTTTAATCCTATACTAGGAGAGACGTATGAGTGTGTCCGACTAGATAAAGGCTTCCGCTTCATTTCTGAACAG GTCAGTCACCACCCACCTGTGTCTGCTTGTCACTGCGAGTCCAAGAACTTCACACTTTGGCAAG ATGTCCGATGGAAGAATAAGTTTTGGGGGAAATCTATGGAGATCGTTCCCATGGGAATCACTCATTTAGAGTTGCCAGG tTTTGAGGATCATTATGAGTGGAGTAAGGTCACTTCCTGCATTCATAACATTCTGAGTGGTCAGCGCTGGATAGAGCACTATGGGGAAATGTCAGTCAAGCACACCACCACCATGGGAGAAATCAGTCATTGCAAAGTTACTTTCTTTAAG GCAAGATCTGGAGGTTTGAATGCTAATGAGGTGGAGGGTGTGGTCACTGACTCAGAGGGGCGTGTCATTCACTCGCTGTTTGGCAAATGGAATGAGGCATTGTTTTTGGGCAAACCACCTTCAGCTACCTGCATCTGGAGAGCAA ATCCCATGCCTGAGGACTATGAGGAGTTCTATGGGTTCTCCCAGTTTGCAATTGAGTTGAATGAATTGGAGGAGAGTCTAAGTCCCCTTTTACCCCCAACAGACACACGCTTTAGACCAGACCAAAG ATTACTGGAAGAGGGTGATGTTGCTGGAGCAGAAGAACAGAAAGAAAGGATTGAAGTGCTCCAAAGAGAGAGGAGAAAAGTTCTACAAGAAAACAACATGACACACTCACCCCGATTCTTCAA GCGTTCTGAAGATGACTCCTGGAAGAGCAATGGCACATACTGGGAACTCAGGAAGGACCCAGGATTCAGCAAATTGGATTTTCCTGTTCTTTGGTGA